GAATCCTGAAGCAAGCTCTCGAGCACTTGCAGCGTTTGGGTCTGCCGAGCGCTGCGCTCTTGAGAAGACAGACAAGACCATCGCAGCTGACCGAGCCCTTTGGCGGCCGCCCGCCGGACGCTCGGCGCAAAGTCTGTGGCGGCGGCGCTCAGCAGGGCATCGAGGGCCTGGGGATCGGCGATCGCCGACAGCGCCCGAAAGGAATAGGCCCGTGCGCCATAGTTATAGTCGTCGAGCTGCTCAAGGGTGGGAGCGATCGCCCGCTGGCCCCAAGCCACTAGCCCATCCACCGCCAAGACCGCAGCCGCAGGGTTGTTGTATCCCAGCACCTTGATCAACGTCGGAATATTGGCCTCGTCTTGGGACGCCACCAACGCTCGAACAGCGGCGACCAAGCGCTCTGGCGAGTCCGCTTGTTCTACCGCCTGAATCAGATCCATCGTTTGGGCAGAATGGGTCACGGTCATTTTCTTATCGAGAACTCACTGGTGGGTTCGAAGGGGTTGGCAAGCCGTGAACGCCCCCTAGAGCAGGGCATCCATGAGCGCCATCACCTGACAGGCAGCCTCCGAAAGCACAACGGACTGGGAACGCTTGAAGTGGTTGTCCAGCAAGCTTTTGAGCGCAATGATTTTGAAGCTACTTTCCACCGAGGCAGACGCGATCGCCTCCGCCCCCGCCAAATAGCCACTGGTGCCAAGGTCCATCAAAATGATTCGCCGCAGCTTGACATCATCACACCCCAGCGCCTGCACCAGGCGATCGCCATAGGGGGCTTCCTGCGTCAGGGCATACATCGCGCGCGCCGCCATACAGGCCACCCGCTCCACCGGATGATCCAAAAACGGCCGCACCAAGGGCACCGCATCCCGGGCATCCAGCGCCTCTAGCGCCTCAATCACCCCCTCCACTGGCCGCGCCAGGTGGGGACGACCCGGCACCTGCAAAGCCGCCGCCACGCCCCCCTCAAGAAAGCGCAGCAGATCCGGCACGCAGACCGGATCGCCTAGCATTCCCAGGGATTGGGCCGCCGCCTCCTGCACATAAAAATCCGTGCAGTCTAGGCAGCGAACCAGAGGCAGCACCGCTCGGCGATCGCCCAGCTTGCCCAGCGCCCTCGCCGCATTGCGCCGGAGCGGATATCCTCCGAGCTCCGTTTGATCATCCTCATCCTCAAGCGCAGCAATGAGGGCATCCACCACCTGGGGATCCCCCTCCGAAAACTTCCCAAGCCACCACGCCGCGTAGTAACGCAAGCTGAGGTCAGGATGCTTCAAATTTGCGATCGCTTGATCAACCGTCAACGCCTCCCCGCTGCTATCCACCAGCGAAGGACTCGACGGCGGAGAGTTTGCCTCCGTCATGACCCTCTCAGAAGAAAATGACAACTCAAAATACCCCTGCCAGCCCCTTAGGACTTAGCAGACTTCGACGAAGAGCTCTTGCGCGTGCTCGTCTTTGCCGGCTGATTGGCCGCCGTTGCCTCCTCCTTCGCCGGAGACGCGCTCTCCGCCACCACCAGCGGCTGAATGCTCACGATCTTGCCGCCCAAGCGGTTGATTCGCTGCATTTCCTCGTTCATCCGGCTGTAGGGAACCGAGATAAACACACTGCCGCTCTGGCGGATCGGATAGCTAAGCTTGTCCGACTGATAGGTTTGGCGCAGACCCTGCACCTCGACCCGAAACATCCGGCTGGCTGCGCTATTGAGGCTCGTATTGCTGCCTAGACCAGTTTGACCAAACATCGTCCTGATGACTCCTTAACGTCCAATGGGCTCACGTCAGCAAACTCTCGAAAGCACGCGCACAAGCACCCTCCCTCTAGAGTCTGCACTCCTTGCAGCAGCAAGACTAAGAAGCCGCTTTCACGCCAACAATCTTGCCGCCGAGACGATTAATCCGCTGCATCTCTTCATTGAGACGGCTGTAGGGAACCCGAATCGAAGTCGTGCCGCTATTGCGAATGGAGTAGCTCAAGCGATCCGACGCATCAGACTGGCGCAGGCCCTCAACTTCAATGGAAAAAATCCGGTTTGCAGAGTCGCTCAGGTTCGCTCTGCCCAACATTGTTTGACCAAACATGCGGCGATCGCTCCTTGAAAACTTCAACACACAACAATAGATAAACAGCGGCAGATAGCCGTGGATGATGGCAAACACCTCCACGGCTAACGCATCTGCTTCAGATGAACATCACGCCGGAGAAACACTCACGATGCGACCGCCCATCCGATGGATTTGCTGCATCTTCGGCAGCATCTGCTCAACCGGCACCAAGTACGTCGTATTGCTGCGACGCACCTTGGGATAGC
This genomic stretch from Geitlerinema sp. PCC 7407 harbors:
- a CDS encoding HEAT repeat domain-containing protein; its protein translation is MTVTHSAQTMDLIQAVEQADSPERLVAAVRALVASQDEANIPTLIKVLGYNNPAAAVLAVDGLVAWGQRAIAPTLEQLDDYNYGARAYSFRALSAIADPQALDALLSAAATDFAPSVRRAAAKGLGQLRWSCLSSQERSARQTQTLQVLESLLQDSDWSIRYAAIVGLQGLMMPEAQPSADLREQIQAMFERLLATDGEGAVKARVLLAQRQLTAAWAADLDAATVEQG
- a CDS encoding HEAT repeat domain-containing protein, which encodes MTEANSPPSSPSLVDSSGEALTVDQAIANLKHPDLSLRYYAAWWLGKFSEGDPQVVDALIAALEDEDDQTELGGYPLRRNAARALGKLGDRRAVLPLVRCLDCTDFYVQEAAAQSLGMLGDPVCVPDLLRFLEGGVAAALQVPGRPHLARPVEGVIEALEALDARDAVPLVRPFLDHPVERVACMAARAMYALTQEAPYGDRLVQALGCDDVKLRRIILMDLGTSGYLAGAEAIASASVESSFKIIALKSLLDNHFKRSQSVVLSEAACQVMALMDALL
- a CDS encoding phycobilisome linker polypeptide → MFGQTGLGSNTSLNSAASRMFRVEVQGLRQTYQSDKLSYPIRQSGSVFISVPYSRMNEEMQRINRLGGKIVSIQPLVVAESASPAKEEATAANQPAKTSTRKSSSSKSAKS
- a CDS encoding phycobilisome linker polypeptide, whose translation is MFGQTMLGRANLSDSANRIFSIEVEGLRQSDASDRLSYSIRNSGTTSIRVPYSRLNEEMQRINRLGGKIVGVKAAS